In Fibrobacter sp. UWB10, a single window of DNA contains:
- a CDS encoding ankyrin repeat domain-containing protein: MKKQLLALCAAALMVSVTGCNDKMDPNDPQSVRKYLTKQQIPFTPNQFVSYAVNGDTAKMTLFLQASFEIDAPADNGNNAVAIAANKGNMVVLNYLFEHGAKADVKNGNGEAVLDNAVMMGNKEVVNRLLTQLKAEGAETQTLGTAVLLAAKTGKVDMLEVLAEAGAPLDSRSADGYLPIHWTVKNGNYDAMMFLINKGVDVNAKCGQGYSVLDWATNEGYTRLIKALKKAGAKNTPQYFKDSKK, from the coding sequence ATGAAAAAGCAGTTGTTGGCCCTTTGCGCCGCCGCATTGATGGTTTCCGTTACCGGTTGTAACGACAAGATGGATCCGAATGATCCGCAGTCCGTGCGTAAGTACCTGACCAAGCAACAGATTCCCTTTACCCCGAACCAGTTCGTTTCTTATGCAGTGAACGGTGATACTGCCAAGATGACGCTCTTCTTGCAGGCTTCTTTCGAAATTGACGCTCCGGCCGACAACGGCAACAACGCTGTGGCTATCGCTGCCAACAAGGGCAACATGGTGGTGCTCAACTATTTGTTCGAACATGGTGCAAAGGCCGACGTGAAGAACGGCAACGGCGAAGCTGTGCTCGACAACGCCGTGATGATGGGCAACAAGGAAGTGGTGAACCGCCTCTTGACCCAGCTCAAGGCCGAAGGTGCTGAAACCCAGACGCTCGGTACTGCAGTTCTCCTCGCCGCAAAGACTGGCAAGGTCGACATGCTCGAAGTTTTGGCCGAAGCCGGTGCACCGCTCGATTCCCGTAGCGCTGACGGTTACCTCCCGATCCACTGGACCGTGAAGAACGGTAACTACGACGCCATGATGTTCCTCATCAACAAGGGTGTCGATGTGAACGCCAAGTGCGGTCAGGGCTATTCTGTGCTCGACTGGGCTACCAACGAAGGCTATACCCGCCTGATCAAGGCCCTTAAGAAGGCTGGCGCCAAGAATACTCCGCAGTACTTCAAGGATTCCAAGAAGTAA